The window aagatgccaaaattcacaaaaattgATGGATTAAAATGgtgttggtagtatttttgtgggatggggaatgtcaatagcttcaaaacgagctaaagaacgtcaaaataggagttcagatgaattagttatgggaaAAACAAAAATCAGCCAAAGTTTGAAACTACAGGTGTCGGACGTGCGATAATGGTCGGACGactggtcgtcggacgtccggaaaaAGCCGAAAGTCCAATGTTTTGCCTCTGTTGGGTGGTTCCGATCGTCCAGTAATGGTCGGATGTCCGGTGGTTCCAGGTGGTCGGACGTTCGAGAaagtgtcggtcgtccggtgggtttgggtcaacgcgagatgcgagtttcaagacgcgattttgggcggaaaatggggATTTAGGGGTAAAAATtgaggagatttcgtggatgaaagatggggaaacttggggagatgctagatccactcgaaaccaagcaaatacatggatcaaaatcaacaagacaatatcaaaccaacaaatcacaagaaAATTGGGCTATTTTttatggggattttcgaaatttaggacgaaatcaagaaaAAGAAGGCTAGAAGacggtgggagggactccaaaGACGTGATCAAAGTGGCTCCTGATACccatgatacggggctaacccggtgtaggccgactttcacgattggagtgggttCCCTCGAAGAACACGGGAAAGAATGGAGAAATCACAAGGGAAAAACActtaagaacaagtccaatcacacatccattagacaatcaaacacacaaaatCTACAAGGTacatgaaaaacaaaaggaaagatacaaggtaaagttcatcccaaatccaaaggagatggggtcttgatgatctagatagatccttcctcgAAGGGGTCTTGATATCCCTCGGGATCTTATCctaggaggtcttggcctccaatggagtagtctctctctctctctcaagaggagaaggtaggagcaaaactcacatacaaatgagctatcagtttgctaaccctagaaaggatgaggaggaggcctatttatagtctaagccacgaaggggtaagtgggacagggatacaaggccaaaggcccagcTGCGCACAGGCAGTGTCgaacgtccggtcggggtcggactTCCGGTCGCTCgggggggtccggacgtccggggggCATCAGACTTCCGacgttttggctctggacaggtggcGTCGGTCGTCGTCCGTGCGCTGGGACTTGTCAAACGTCCGGTGGGCGTCGTGCGTCCGACCACTGTAGCAGGCGTCAGCTGTAGCTCTTCTGGCTAGTGAGGTCTCCAGGCATCGGACATCCGGaggtcgtcggtcgtccggaggccATCGGACGTCCGCAAGCTATAGCTTGTAGCAGCTCCGTTTCTTCCGTCTTCGCTTTCATGCTTCTCTTGCGGATGGTGttggtgttccttggcgcttgcactcctcctcctcgtccgtgaagctccggcaatacctatgcatgcacacaagtgaagtgtcaagtgagcacgtgtaaaggagatgattcacctttatgtatgtgaaataGAGGCcatacgtgtcacttgccaaacagactcttatcatggtgatgtccatagaatGCTCTGCATCAATCTACATTGTGTGTGCTTTCACAACGAGGCTAGGGAAGACCACAACCATCTGTCCTCCCAGTGCAAGTTCAGTGCGAGGATGTGTACATGCCTACAGATCAATTGGCCTATGGGTCAGTATATTAGTGATATTCTTTTTGAAGCCTGTACCACAGAACAATTGTTCTatggttaattatatatattaataaaaGTAAATATTTAGAAAGTCTCTCCTCTCAAAATAACAAAAAAAACAAATTACCCAATACCAGCTCTAGGCAGCATCatgaaaaaaaatataaataagAATCAATCCAGGactataagagcaactccaatggtgcaacccaTTTTGTCCGCCTGCGCCCGTTTGGGTCGGCGTGGACAAAAATGGAGGCCCAATGCGGCGACCCAAATGCAAATCGCGCCCGCCTTGCGTCCGCGCCGACCCATTTCCGGCCCAAAAGTGCACCtggaatgcgtcggcgcggacgtgaAGCGGACGCGCCTCGCATCTCCTCGGCGTCCGCCACGTCCCCACTTGTAGGCCACCCAACCGTCACCGGTCATCTTATTTATGACGACCACCGACAGCGGGCCCACTTGCCAGCCTCTGGAAGCTTCCTTTTTTAAGCACACGTGCGGTGGGGGGCTGGCCTCATCCACTTCTCCCGTCCACATCTGGCCCCCACTACTCCCTTGATTCCACGCCTGCGACAGGAAACCCTAGCCCGCCATGGGCTTCTTCGGTAGCAAcaatggcaagggcaagggcaagttcATCCTTGGCGCCTCATCCTCCcatgctccccctccccctccgcctCCGCCGGTAGCTCGTTTCCGCCCTGATAATCGGCGCCTGCACATCCTGGTGCACCAAGCGCGGTGGCACTGGGAGTACAGGCAGCCCCTTCCCTACCCCGATGTGACACTGCCGCACCATTGGCACTTGGATCCCCAGCGGATCCCGGTGTCGGCGGTTCCGCAGTACCAGCGGGCGCACGACGATGAGGTGCGTCGGCGCCACGCGTAGGTCACGCTGGAGCAGCGTCGGCTGCCTGAGTACGCCGCCAACTCTCacaactgggaggcttggtttgcCCTCGAACACGAGGAGCAACAACACTCGGGTGTCGACGTCGTCCCGCCGCCATTCCCACTGCCGCCCCCGCAGGTACAGCCGGAGgacgaggaggcggaggcggagtaccaggccgccctcgaggaggccctgcagCAGGCGCTGGAGGCTAGTCGCCTCAAGGAGGACGTGCACCGGGATGGGCTGGAGCAAGCGCTCGCCCTGTCGGCGGCGGGGGACTCCGTCCACACCTGTTGTTCCAGCCGCCACCGCCATCGTCGCCGCCCATCCAACCCAAGCCGGAGCCGACGCGGAAATGctccccgcctccacccacttggctGGAGGAGGCCTACTCNNNNNNNNNNNNNNNNNNNNNNNNNNNNNNNNNNNNNNNNNNNNNNNNNNNNNNNNNNNNNNNNNNNNNNNNNNNNNNNNNNNNNNNNNNNNNNNNNNNNNNNNNNNNNNNNNNNNNNNNNNNNNNNNNNNNNNNNNNNNNNNNNNNNNNNNNNNNNNNNNNNNNNNNNNNNNNNNNNNNNNNNNNNNNNNNNNNNNNNNNNNNNNNNNNNNNNNNNNNNNNNNNNNNNNNNNNNNNNNNNNNNNNNNNNNNNNNNNNNNNNNNNNNNNNGCCGGAGCAGGAGGCCGCCCACCTCGAGCGCTGGAAGGCGCACTGGCTCCGCCAGGAGCAGGCCGACAGCGAGCAGCAGATGCGCTACGAGGCCATGCTCCAGCGCGATGCGGAGGCGCTccggctcgaggaggaggaggaggagcgcgcagcTAGCCGCAATGCCGCCGCCCTAGCAGACGTCAAAGGAGGGTGTCCTGGCAGCGTATCAGGCGGCGTTCGGGTGGGCAGGCCCTGCTcccgtcttcatcgacctcaccggcGATGGTGACGGCGGCGTCGAtgccaagggcaagggcaaggccgaCGACGTCTAGGGCAGCGTGCAGGGCGGCAGAAGGCGGGCGCAGACTTTTTTTTaatgttttaattaatgtttaagTGGACTTTGGTCGGCGTTTGACCGGCCACTTATGTATAATTAAGTTTATTTCGTGCGAGCATTTTATTTTTTGCATGCCGGCACATTTGGGTTTGCCTTCCCGTTGGGCGGTCAAGCCGACCCATTTCAGAATGCGGACGCACACGTCCGCTTGGCCGACCCAAACGAACGAAAAGCAGACAAAGCGCACGTCCGTTTGAGTCGCCCATTTGGAGTTGCTCTAAcggttgtgcctttgctactttagcTCTGTGAATAGCAGTCTTCAACGTTTCTGTGCATCCAACTCATGGTGTGATATTTCTATTCAGGCCAAACAGAGTTTCAGCCTCTTTTATCTTGTCTGAAGTTGTCTTCTTAGTTTAGTCGAACATTTGTGTATAgttcaaaatgcaaaaataaaataaaattgaaatAATAGACCATTGCTAAATGGAGGAGTGGTTTCATCCAtggtatcgctatgttagctcataTGATCAAGGAGAAATAGAAGGATATATAGGTTAAGGCTCCCCTCCACCCCCCAcggcccacccccaccccccatgtTTGGAAGCTTTATGGTATTTATTTACTTGTTTACTTTTGGTATATATTTTCTGGTGGCGGTGGGATTTTTACCCCATATGTACAGTAAAGAGTTACAGTACCCATTCGCATCCCTCTTCTATCGCGTGGTGCATACAAGTTCCTCCTTTTGGGCTCGCGTGTATCAGCTCCAAATGTGTGTGAACACCGCGTAGCTATAATTGATTTGCACTAGCATGTACGTCATAACATATTTAGTAGCATGGCCAAATCACGTCATTCAAGCTCGTTTAACCAAATTTGTTCCAAGGGAAAACACTGAAAACAAAGGGCTAATTAAATGACTCCTTGTTAAATATATGAAAGTAATTGTTTAAAGAGTTTTTGTACAGTTGAGAGCTAATGAATCTCAgctccccacacacacacacacacacacacacacacacacacacacacacacacataaaataTAACTAAACTGTACATTAACTGAAGGGTTCTTGTTTGTGCCACACGGAACTGTACATTAACTGAAGTATTTAATTATTTATGCAAGGAATGAGGGATGATATGATGCAAGGATCACTGGCCAAGTCCAGGGGTGAACTCCACTCCAGTGGCCGGTAGCCAAACATCGCCCTGAATGAACTTCTCCACACTGAAGTTGGCAGCTTCGGCATCTTGCAAGAGGTGAAACCCGGGCCAGTTGACCCGGCCTGTCACGTCGGCGCCCGGCCCGGAGTTGCTGTACTCGCCGTAGAACATTTTGTCGACGTCGGTGTGGCCCTCCCATTGGAGCCACCACTTTGGATTGATGAATCCCTGGAGACTACACTTGAGGAAGACCACCCGGGAGTAAGGCTGCCACGGCCGGCCAAGGAATGTTTCGACAGCGAAGTCAGCATGAAGGAGCTCGTCGTTGGCAACTAGTACTTCACAGAAGAGGAACGCAAACCCCGTCGGACCGTCGGCTCGTTCACGTCCCTGCGCGGTGAGGACGTTCGCCTGGCCCTTAAGCGGCTTGCGCGCGATGATGGAGCACTTCTGGAAGATGGCCGCCGCGTCGCCGAAGACGAAATCGACTGTGCCCGAGATGCGGCACTCCCTGTAAAATTGCTTTCCTTCCTTCGCGTAGAGGCTATCTTGATAGCCCGTGATGGCGCAGCGGTACACGGCACAGTTGTCGGAGGAGGATCTCAGCGCGACAGCCTGATGATTGATAGCCCCTGCTGTATTTTCAATGCTTAGGTCGCGGGCTACGAAGCCCCGGCCATCAACGCCTGCAAATCAATCAAACATTAAATACCATACGCATACGTAACTAGTGCATGCATGGacgattgcaatgcatgcatgtacTTACTGACGGTGCCGCTGTCCACCGTTTTGACGCCACCGCCTCGGCTTCGGTTGCCGGAGATAATGGTTCGGTCCATCCCATCTCCGACGAGCGTGATGTTCCAGACATCGCTGCCTATAGACACGTATTCATTGTAAACTCCAGCCTTTATGTGGACTACGTGCCTAACTATGCTCTTGCGTGgcgcggcagcgacggcggcgcTAATGCTGCGGTAGTTGCCACTACCATCAAGGGCCACAACGACGTCTACGGTGGAACCCATCTGGAACGGAGGAAGAAATTGGAGGAGGGCCTGAGCAAATCCAAACTACGTACCGCTCAAGAACACACGCTGATCGAGAAGACTCCCGCTAACTTTTTGATTGGACTGCAACCCACAGCACCGTGTACTACATACTTTATAGGAGATGGCACCGTCAAGCAAAAGATCCCCTGCGTTTATAGCAGCCGTATCAGAACTAAAATGGAATGCTTGCACCGCCAAGCTTTCTCTTGctatctactccctctgtaaactaatataagagcgtttagaacactATTTTAgcaatctaaacgcttttatattagtttacggagggagtacctacGTAATTGACCCAATCCACAGCTCCCGTGTACATTATAGGCGATTCCACCGTCAACCCAAAGCCGCCCTGCATTTATAGGAGAGCCGACCATCGAAAATTGGAAGATTTGCACCGCTAGGCCTTTTCTTGCTATCAACCTACGTAGTTGATTGCCAACCCACCGCTCCTGAGTAGGAGATTCCAACGTAAACCAAAAGCCGCCCTGCAATAATAGGAGCTGTACCGGGGAACTAAAATGGAAGTTTTGCACCGCCAAGCCTTTTCTTGCCATCACGTACGTCCTACGTAATTGAAATGCCAATCGACAGCTCCGGTGTAGTACTACATTATAGGAGATTGCGTGATCAATCCAAAGCCATTGGAGCCCTGTTGCCCGAAGCAAACCTTGCGGGGCCGGTGCGGGGTTCCATTGCCGTTTTCCTGCGAGGAGGGGAGAAAGTTTGTGCGAGTCCGCGCGTGGTTATCGTCGTCATTGACTGCATGCATGGTCGGCGGTGGAACAGGGTCAGTGTTGTGAGCAGGCTCAAGGATCGCGGGCGGTACGGGCGACGTGGGCTGGCGCACAGTGGTCAAGGGGCTGTCCACTTGCGGTTGTTGGTCAGGCGGGGAATGCATGTGTGCATTTGAATCCGTGCGATGGATAGCCTGGTAGTAGTTGGGTAGAATTGACTTTGACTGACATGCTGACGTTGCAGGTGTGGGCGTGTGCTGTGCGTGGATAGTGCTTTGCGAGTTTGTGTGAGAGGGAGCAGGCCCCAGAACGGATGGAGGCAAGGGCGGAGGCGGTGCCGATTTGAACGCACAGTATGATGTGCTGTAGCGTTCAAAACGATCCAGGGCATGGTCAAGGGAGGGAAAGAGGAAGAACCTGAAGCATTTGAAATTTAGTCCTTTAAGCTTTAAAATTCGCAACCTAATGAAGAGGTAGAGGACACCTGTTTTGAATATGTAGTCATGCACTTTGACCGTTGTGAAATCTTGTTTAACTGAAAAGCAGtggtttagagcatctccaagAGATGCAATGCATAAGCCACGCGCCGGAAAAGATGCCTATATAGCGCGCGCAATCAAAAACAGCGCTTCAGCAGAAACTGTAAAATAGAGCGCATAAAAACGAAGCTGTAACTTTAGCGCACGCAGGCTGCGGGGCTGTAAATTTAGAGCGCCGGCTTGTGCTCGTGGGCTGCTGCATGGGGGGCCGCCGAGTTGGGCGCCAGATTTGGATGCGTCTGGAAAACCCTGTTGGAATAAGTCACGGCGTCTGGTGCAATCGGGCTCGTCGAGCGCGTCagatgcgcgcgggacgtgcgggacacACTGGTGTGGTCAGACTCGTCAGGTGCGCGCGGGACATGCGGGGCACAGAGGCAGCATGGCCGTGTGATGCGGCAAGTGCGGCGAAGGCTGGAACGTGGGGCTCTACGTGCATGTTGAGTTGGCCTAGTCCTTTGGCCATTAAAAGGAGGTTGAGGAAGGGCCGAGCATAGGCATGCATGTAGTTGGGATTGGTCACAGGTGTTGGCCAAGTCATATGGATGGATAGAGTTTAGGTCGTGGTTAGCGCATGTAGTTAGTAGTGGAGTAAGTAATGTGGGGCGTGGCGTGAGAGCCAGTAGGCAGTGGCGCCAGAGTTGTGTGTGCGTACATGCATGGCCGTGAGTGCCTGATCTTTGTATATATATGCTACTTTGAGTCAATGAAAGAAGGCCGAGAGGGCTGGAGAAAACAATGTAGCCATCGTGTGATCACCAAAGGAGCCTCTTGTCAAAGCTTGTGT is drawn from Triticum dicoccoides isolate Atlit2015 ecotype Zavitan chromosome 6B, WEW_v2.0, whole genome shotgun sequence and contains these coding sequences:
- the LOC119326254 gene encoding probable pectinesterase/pectinesterase inhibitor 32, translated to MGSTVDVVVALDGSGNYRSISAAVAAAPRKSIVRHVVHIKAGVYNEYVSIGSDVWNITLVGDGMDRTIISGNRSRGGGVKTVDSGTVSVDGRGFVARDLSIENTAGAINHQAVALRSSSDNCAVYRCAITGYQDSLYAKEGKQFYRECRISGTVDFVFGDAAAIFQKCSIIARKPLKGQANVLTAQGRERADGPTGFAFLFCEVLVANDELLHADFAVETFLGRPWQPYSRVVFLKCSLQGFINPKWWLQWEGHTDVDKMFYGEYSNSGPGADVTGRVNWPGFHLLQDAEAANFSVEKFIQGDVWLPATGVEFTPGLGQ